In a single window of the Agrobacterium vitis genome:
- a CDS encoding IS5 family transposase yields the protein MRGQPGFWDLDDRYERLSAVGDPLEKLNSIIPWAIFEKPLAKALKRSDGSKGGRPPFPSVLMFKILVLQALYNLSDDQAEFVIQDRLSFMRFLGLSLSQKVPDAKTIWLFRESLVRAGAIDNLFARFDKHLSRSGYLAKGGQIVDATIIQAPKQHNSQDEKDAIKAGEIPEDWKDKPARLAQKDRDARWTVKYSKAKRPTETPTSTTTGQHDIAIPMFGYKNHAGIDRAHGFIRGWTVTSASAHDGAQLRNVVTKDNTASTVWADTAYRSKTNEEWLQDNGLKSDIHQKKPKGKPMPEAMSRANGRRSKVRSAIEHVFARQKDKMKLFVRTIGISRARVKIGMANITYNMLRYVWLTGKPRTA from the coding sequence ATGCGTGGGCAACCGGGCTTTTGGGATTTGGATGATCGTTACGAACGGCTGAGTGCCGTCGGCGATCCGCTGGAGAAGCTCAACAGCATCATTCCATGGGCGATATTTGAAAAACCTTTAGCGAAGGCGCTGAAGCGGTCCGACGGATCGAAGGGTGGACGTCCACCATTTCCGTCGGTTCTGATGTTTAAAATCCTGGTGCTGCAAGCGCTTTATAATCTCTCCGACGACCAAGCGGAGTTTGTTATCCAGGACCGGCTGTCGTTTATGCGTTTCCTTGGCCTTTCCCTTTCGCAGAAGGTGCCGGATGCCAAGACGATCTGGCTGTTCCGAGAGAGTTTGGTGCGTGCAGGTGCCATTGATAATCTGTTTGCCCGTTTCGACAAGCATCTCTCACGTTCCGGATATCTGGCCAAAGGCGGGCAGATCGTTGACGCCACGATCATCCAGGCTCCCAAGCAACATAACAGCCAGGACGAGAAAGACGCGATCAAGGCCGGCGAAATCCCTGAGGACTGGAAGGATAAACCCGCCAGGCTGGCCCAGAAGGACCGCGACGCGCGATGGACAGTGAAGTATTCCAAGGCGAAACGGCCAACGGAGACGCCGACGTCGACGACGACTGGCCAGCACGATATTGCCATTCCAATGTTTGGTTACAAAAACCATGCAGGCATCGACCGAGCCCATGGCTTTATCCGGGGATGGACGGTGACGAGTGCGAGCGCCCATGACGGAGCCCAGCTTCGAAACGTAGTGACCAAAGACAATACCGCGTCGACGGTCTGGGCCGATACGGCCTATCGCTCCAAGACCAACGAGGAATGGTTGCAGGACAATGGCCTAAAGTCCGACATCCATCAGAAGAAGCCAAAGGGCAAACCCATGCCGGAGGCGATGTCGCGCGCCAACGGCCGTCGTTCGAAGGTCCGCTCCGCCATCGAACATGTCTTTGCGCGGCAGAAGGACAAGATGAAGCTCTTCGTGCGCACCATCGGAATCAGCCGAGCGAGGGTGAAGATCGGCATGGCCAATATCACCTACAACATGCTTCGCTATGTCTGGCTGACTGGAAAACCACGGACCGCATAA